One segment of Paenibacillus rhizovicinus DNA contains the following:
- a CDS encoding phosphotransferase family protein, whose protein sequence is MKNAVVIQAERIAADYLGEQVRSAYQIVGKGFVNQVCVVEGEQRKIVIRMNDRGTYPDYVKEQWCMEQAAAVGIPGPEVLAVGIADETAYMILTFVEGCNGLDLTSPANDVWRQLGAYARRMHVIPVHGYGEQLTDPAQGRFHSPPHPGSDGSWLGCVQYNIDSLTEDDRLIELGVITRAESQRVRELFERLKQTTFSFGLYHGDMSLKNTLVDEAGQAIVLDWGSAEVGVVPHGEVLQVLQSQMLGEGPNREEFQAFIDGYGLNEEDLAGMRPMQLLRAFDKLRWAIDRSPDLIEAYAAFAKRVVEMSAAEIGPGE, encoded by the coding sequence CAGATCGTGGGCAAAGGGTTCGTTAATCAAGTCTGCGTCGTCGAAGGCGAGCAGCGTAAAATCGTCATCCGTATGAACGATCGAGGCACATACCCCGACTATGTGAAGGAACAATGGTGCATGGAGCAGGCGGCCGCGGTCGGCATTCCCGGACCTGAGGTGTTGGCGGTGGGCATAGCCGATGAGACTGCCTATATGATTCTTACGTTTGTCGAGGGCTGCAACGGGTTGGACCTTACGTCCCCGGCAAACGATGTGTGGCGGCAGCTTGGCGCCTATGCCAGACGAATGCATGTCATACCGGTGCATGGATATGGGGAACAATTGACGGATCCCGCGCAAGGCCGGTTTCATTCGCCTCCTCATCCCGGATCGGACGGCAGTTGGCTCGGCTGCGTGCAGTATAACATCGACAGTTTGACGGAGGATGACCGGCTGATCGAGCTGGGCGTCATCACGCGGGCGGAATCGCAGCGCGTACGAGAGCTGTTCGAGCGTTTGAAACAAACGACGTTCAGCTTCGGTTTATATCACGGCGATATGTCGCTCAAGAATACGCTGGTCGACGAAGCGGGCCAAGCGATCGTGCTGGATTGGGGCAGCGCGGAAGTCGGCGTGGTGCCTCACGGAGAGGTACTACAGGTGTTGCAGAGCCAGATGCTGGGCGAGGGTCCGAACAGGGAAGAGTTCCAGGCTTTTATCGACGGGTACGGGCTGAACGAGGAAGATCTGGCTGGCATGAGGCCGATGCAGCTATTGCGTGCGTTCGACAAGCTCAGATGGGCCATTGATCGAAGCCCGGACTTGATCGAAGCTTACGCTGCGTTCGCGAAAAGGGTCGTAGAGATGTCGGCTGCTGAAATCGGTCCGGGAGAATGA
- a CDS encoding WD40/YVTN/BNR-like repeat-containing protein: MKRTVILIALPLLFFASILLSGCSSGERQAPERIAPAANDEQTLSAPAPAPPPVPAPSPSPTMEAAPVLENASPSSDPQAPEPDYRRSETFTLNDANAWTADYWATVGMHTEDMKLSRSTDGGKTWTTVADTSVPGSTLPLGGTKVGFMFLTPVVGWLALNSPLDDTVQVYRTEDAGRSWSLEKLPVPDAAKRSNIQSSLPFFFNDKQGILTTIVINDAQPQLFYLTSDGGKTWNMHLNEHDGKTGNLSWTTQRRENAVGRVEFNYHVTVGEDSWVGNSGQTWITEDNKMR; this comes from the coding sequence GTGAAACGGACCGTGATCTTAATCGCTTTGCCTTTGCTGTTCTTCGCTTCGATACTCTTGAGTGGCTGCTCTTCGGGCGAGAGACAGGCGCCAGAACGGATCGCACCGGCTGCGAACGACGAACAAACGCTGTCCGCGCCTGCACCAGCACCACCACCTGTGCCTGCGCCGTCCCCGTCTCCGACCATGGAGGCGGCTCCTGTCCTGGAGAACGCTTCTCCGTCCTCGGACCCCCAAGCACCTGAGCCGGACTATCGGCGCAGCGAGACTTTTACTCTAAACGATGCCAATGCGTGGACAGCCGATTATTGGGCGACTGTCGGCATGCATACCGAAGATATGAAACTTTCCAGAAGCACCGACGGCGGGAAAACATGGACAACGGTCGCAGACACTTCAGTTCCCGGATCTACTCTGCCCCTAGGCGGAACCAAAGTGGGCTTCATGTTTTTAACGCCGGTCGTAGGCTGGTTAGCTCTCAACTCGCCGCTTGATGATACTGTCCAGGTGTATAGAACCGAAGATGCCGGCCGAAGTTGGTCGCTTGAGAAGCTTCCTGTACCCGATGCGGCCAAGCGCTCCAACATCCAATCCTCGCTGCCCTTCTTCTTCAACGACAAGCAGGGGATCCTGACGACAATCGTCATCAATGATGCGCAGCCTCAGTTATTCTATCTGACAAGCGATGGCGGCAAGACGTGGAACATGCACCTCAATGAGCATGATGGCAAAACGGGCAACCTGTCATGGACAACGCAGAGACGCGAGAATGCCGTCGGAAGGGTCGAGTTTAATTATCACGTAACCGTTGGTGAGGATAGCTGGGTGGGGAATAGCGGCCAGACTTGGATCACGGAAGATAATAAAATGCGCTAA
- a CDS encoding NAD-dependent epimerase/dehydratase family protein — MRILIAGASGVVGRSLIPLLAEAGHEVVGLIRNPAQAAALERAGARSVIADVYDREAVFAALGETKPDAVIHQLTALGERNFADNARIRREGTRNLVDAALAAGVTRMIVQSISWVYVPGDGPAGEEELLDLAAPEPRSSTVEAVAVMEAAVAEMPEHVILRYGLLYGEGTWYAVEGLMADMVRAGQLPATDGVSSFVHVEDAARAALLALNWPSGAYNIVDNEPAAGAEWLPAFADSVGAPAPAVQSGSARGERGARNAKAIKQGWEPRYPSWREGFRTGLGH; from the coding sequence ATGAGAATCTTAATTGCAGGCGCCAGCGGGGTCGTTGGCAGATCGTTGATTCCGTTGTTGGCCGAAGCAGGTCACGAGGTCGTCGGCTTGATTCGTAATCCGGCTCAGGCGGCCGCGTTGGAACGGGCCGGCGCGCGTTCCGTCATTGCGGACGTCTACGACCGCGAGGCGGTGTTCGCAGCACTGGGCGAGACGAAGCCGGATGCCGTTATCCACCAGCTGACCGCGCTTGGCGAGAGAAACTTCGCGGACAATGCGCGGATTCGCAGGGAAGGGACGCGCAATCTGGTGGACGCCGCGCTTGCCGCGGGCGTAACCCGCATGATCGTGCAGAGCATCTCGTGGGTATACGTCCCTGGTGACGGGCCGGCCGGGGAGGAAGAGCTGCTCGATCTCGCAGCACCGGAGCCGCGAAGCTCGACGGTCGAGGCCGTCGCGGTTATGGAAGCTGCCGTGGCCGAGATGCCGGAGCATGTTATTTTGCGATACGGATTGCTCTATGGCGAAGGGACCTGGTATGCCGTAGAAGGCTTGATGGCGGATATGGTCAGGGCGGGTCAACTGCCGGCGACGGACGGCGTCAGCTCGTTCGTGCACGTTGAAGACGCGGCCCGGGCAGCGTTGCTTGCGCTGAATTGGCCGTCCGGCGCGTACAACATCGTCGACAACGAACCGGCCGCCGGCGCGGAATGGCTGCCGGCGTTCGCCGATTCGGTCGGCGCGCCCGCACCGGCCGTTCAGTCCGGCAGCGCGAGAGGCGAGCGGGGAGCTCGAAACGCCAAGGCGATCAAGCAAGGCTGGGAGCCGCGGTACCCGTCGTGGCGGGAAGGTTTTCGGACCGGGCTTGGCCATTAG
- a CDS encoding DUF3502 domain-containing protein, which translates to MFGNVLIGYLKEGQAPDTWERTKQLNETAKRPEVNGFNFNTEPYKTESVNIFAVSEQYGKALNTGSVDPAKILPKYQSALKKAGVEKQTAEMQKQLDEWLKANGKK; encoded by the coding sequence GTGTTCGGCAACGTTCTGATCGGCTACTTGAAAGAAGGCCAGGCGCCGGATACATGGGAACGCACGAAGCAGCTGAACGAGACGGCCAAACGGCCTGAAGTGAACGGCTTCAATTTCAACACCGAGCCGTATAAGACGGAATCGGTCAACATCTTCGCGGTTTCCGAGCAATACGGCAAGGCGCTGAATACCGGCTCCGTCGATCCGGCCAAAATATTGCCGAAATACCAATCCGCGCTCAAGAAGGCGGGCGTCGAGAAGCAAACGGCGGAAATGCAGAAGCAGCTCGACGAGTGGCTGAAAGCGAACGGCAAGAAATAA